From the Streptomyces sp. NBC_00390 genome, the window AAGGAAGACGTCCACGCTGTCCGCGTGTCCGTCGGGACGGGGACCGCCACCGATCGCCACCATCAGCGCTCCACGCGTACGACGGGAACAGAAGTGAACCCGCGCAACCGTCCGAGACGCTGCACAGGTTGCCGCGCAGGCGCGAGATCCGGGAGGCGCCGCCGTAGCCGCCGAAGCACCATCGACATCTCCAGGTGGACCAGTTCGGCGCCGAGGCAGTGATGCGCACCTCCGCCGAAGCTCAAGTGACGTGCCCCGTCGCGCCCCGGCCGGAATTCATCCGGCCAGGGGAACATGCCGGGATCCCGGTTGGCGGCACCCAGCACCGGCCAGACCTGCGCTCCCGCGGGTACCGTCACACCGCTGAGGACCACCGCCCTCGTGGGGATCCGGGGGGCGGGCGTGAACTGTACGGGCGCGTCGTAGCGGAGCACCTCGTCGACGAACATCCGAGCGCCGGCAGGGCCGTCCAGGAAGACCGCCCTCTCGGGGTGGCGCATCATCAGGACGATCCCGGTCTCGATCCCCGCAGCGATCTGCGGGTACCCCGCGACCATGAGTCCCGTGAGAATGCTGACCAGTTCGTCATGAGGCAGGGCCTGCGGACAGTCGGTGTGCGCGCGGACGAGTTCGGACGTCAGATCGTCGCCAGGCGCGCGGCGCCGCCGGACCACTTCCGCCTGGAGGTAGTCGGTGAGCTGCCGCATCGCCTCAGCACCGCCACAGCCCTGTCCGGGCAACGGCCCTGAGGTGGGGAAGATGTCGGCGACGAGTCTCGACACGAGGTCCCGGTCGGCCGGCGGCAATCCCAGCAAGTGCATGATCGTGTCGCGGGGAACGGCCTCGGCGAGTGCGGTCATGTCGGCGACGCCGTGGCGGAGAGTCTCCACCACAGGGGCGAGCAGCTGGTCGCAGAGTCCGCCGAGCCACGTCTGCTGACGTCGCACATGCTCGACGAATCGCCTGGCCACCGCGGTGCGCATTCTGGTGTGCCGGGGTGGG encodes:
- a CDS encoding cytochrome P450 — encoded protein: MGTIGSTDALTDVHSGDPYPVYERLRATEPVYLCGTGSYLLTRYTDCQRVLTERECFLAPGAHRPFGGKADRAAPVLSRVMSSQNPPRHTRMRTAVARRFVEHVRRQQTWLGGLCDQLLAPVVETLRHGVADMTALAEAVPRDTIMHLLGLPPADRDLVSRLVADIFPTSGPLPGQGCGGAEAMRQLTDYLQAEVVRRRRAPGDDLTSELVRAHTDCPQALPHDELVSILTGLMVAGYPQIAAGIETGIVLMMRHPERAVFLDGPAGARMFVDEVLRYDAPVQFTPAPRIPTRAVVLSGVTVPAGAQVWPVLGAANRDPGMFPWPDEFRPGRDGARHLSFGGGAHHCLGAELVHLEMSMVLRRLRRRLPDLAPARQPVQRLGRLRGFTSVPVVRVER